Proteins from one Camelina sativa cultivar DH55 chromosome 8, Cs, whole genome shotgun sequence genomic window:
- the LOC104706004 gene encoding uncharacterized protein LOC104706004 isoform X1, translating into MAAKSKSIAVVVIGKHIVNSVRSCPFASGLLSSRGIANRNGHTSAYDKNVEEEMQSSKVPDDLIKPDSDNYWSPHPQTGVFGPSSSSSTDTTDENRCGQEDSVMEEKAWFRPTSLEDLDKTHHS; encoded by the exons ATGGCAGCTAAATCGAAGAGCATTGCTGTTGTGGTGATCGGGAAGCACATAGTCAACAGTGTTCGTTCATGCCCCTTCGCATCTGGTCTCCTCTCTTCTCG AGGTATTGCTAACAGGAATGGTCACACATCGGCGTATGATAAGAACGTAGAGGAAGAAATGCAATCTAGTAAAGTGCCTGATGATTTAATAAAGCCTGACTCCGACAACTATTGGTCTCCTCATCCTCAAACTGGTGTCTTTGGACCTTCCTCATCCTCCTCGACCGACACAACCGACGAGAATCGTTGCGGTCAGGAGGATTCAGTGATGGAGGAGAAAGCTTGGTTCCGTCCAACAAGTCTCGAGGATTTAGACAAGACTCACCATTCGTAG
- the LOC104706004 gene encoding uncharacterized protein LOC104706004 isoform X2, with the protein MAAKSKSIAVVVIGKHIVNSVRSCPFASGLLSSRNGHTSAYDKNVEEEMQSSKVPDDLIKPDSDNYWSPHPQTGVFGPSSSSSTDTTDENRCGQEDSVMEEKAWFRPTSLEDLDKTHHS; encoded by the exons ATGGCAGCTAAATCGAAGAGCATTGCTGTTGTGGTGATCGGGAAGCACATAGTCAACAGTGTTCGTTCATGCCCCTTCGCATCTGGTCTCCTCTCTTCTCG GAATGGTCACACATCGGCGTATGATAAGAACGTAGAGGAAGAAATGCAATCTAGTAAAGTGCCTGATGATTTAATAAAGCCTGACTCCGACAACTATTGGTCTCCTCATCCTCAAACTGGTGTCTTTGGACCTTCCTCATCCTCCTCGACCGACACAACCGACGAGAATCGTTGCGGTCAGGAGGATTCAGTGATGGAGGAGAAAGCTTGGTTCCGTCCAACAAGTCTCGAGGATTTAGACAAGACTCACCATTCGTAG